The Hymenobacter swuensis DY53 genome includes the window AGTTGGGCGGTGCCGCTGAGGGCCTGGGCGGTGAGGTTGCTGAGCTTGGCCGCGAAGGTCAGCTGGTCGCCTTCCCGGAAGAAACGGGGGGCGTTGGGCGTTACCTGGAGGCTCTTTTGCGTGACCAGCTCCCGGCGCAGCAGGCCGGTGCGCAGCTGCTGGTCGTGGGCCAGAGCCAGCAGCTGCCAGCGCGTCACGGCTTCGGGCAGTTGGAATTCCAGCACGGTTTCGCCCTGGGCGTTGGTACGCACGGCGGGCATCCACAGGGCCGTTTCCCGGAAATCCTTGCGGGCCTGCACGGTGCTGAGGTCGGGTTGCGGGGCCTCGGGCGGGGAAACGGGAGAAGGTGCACCGAACTTGGCTGAGCGGGCCATTTTAGCATTCTGGGCCATTGGAGCCGCAGCCGCCATCGGGGCCATTTCCCGGTCAGCCGCAACCATAGTGCCCGAGCCGGGCTCTAAGCCAGCTAAGTCGGCCGGAATATCCGTGTTGCCCTTTACGGTTTCAGAGGCTACTACCTTATCCCGCAACTCTTCCTGGTCCGGAATTTCATCATTGCCCCACAAGCCCCACATATTCAGATGCGGGTAGCGAATAGCGTCGGGATAATACTCGGCGACGTACCGATGGAACAGCTCCTGGCCATCCTCCGTGCCGAAGCGACCCTGCCAGGCCAGCGTGGGCGGGAAGTAGGGACGATAAGAGAAATCCGGGTCGGCGAAATCGTGGGGGCGGAATACGTCCAGCGACTTATCGTAGAGCGTGGCCAACAGCTCGGCGTCGGCGGGTTGGCCGTTGGTCTGGTGGATGGTGACGCGCCAGGTTTCCTGCTGGCCGGGCTGCAGCTTGTCGCGGAAGGTGGCAATGCTGAGCACCAGCGGGGCGGGCGGCGTGGCCACCTGCACCGGGGCCGTGTGGGTGTAGAGGCGGTTGTCGCGCACCTGGGTGAGGTGCACGTAGAGTTGGGTTTCGCCGAGGGCGGCGGGGACGGGTACTTCCACCATGCGCTGCTGACCGGCTTGCAGCGTCAGCCACTCGTGGCGCAGGGTTTCGCCCTTGGCCTCGGCTTCCAGCAGCACGCGGGCCCCGTCCAGGGAGCTGCCCACCAGGAAGCGGGCGGTCTGGCCGGGCGCTACGCTGTCCTGTAAGGGCACAAACCAGTCGGCGGTAGGCACGGGCAACGTGGTGGCAGCGGGGTCGAACAGGGTGAACCGCTGCTCGGCGCGGGCCTCGGGCTGACCAGCGGCGGCCGGGGCGGCGGTGGCTTCCAGCAGGTAGCGGCCGGGCTGCTGGGCGACCAAGGCCGTTTGCAGGGCGGGCAGCAGCGGGGTTTTATCGGTATCGAAGTCCTGGGTAAGCACCAGCGTGCGGGCCCAGGTGCTGTCGTTATCTTCCCGGCCGTAGGCATCCAGCGGGAAGCGGCGGCGAAATTCTTCCGGGCTCAGAGCCTCGCGTTCGGGCTGCTCCCAGAGGCGGGGGCGCAGCGGCCGGGCGGGCGGCGTGAGACGGTAGAGACGCAGTTGGCCCCGGGCGGGTTGGGCCTCACCGGCGGCATTGGTGCTGAGCAGGCGAGGCGTGGGCAGCTCGGCGCGGTTGAGTAGCTCGGGCAGCTCCAGGCGCAGCGTCAGGGCCTCGGTGCCCAGGCTTACGCGCTGAGTGCCGGTGCGGGTTTCGCCGGCGGCGTCCGTCACATCAGCCGTTACCTCGAAGGCGTAGCCGGGGCGCCAGCCGCCGCGCTTATTGGCCGCTGCGGCGTCGCCTTTGGCCTCGAAGATGATGGCAAAGCCCCCGGCCGAATCGGTACGGGCCGTGCCGCTCAGGATTTCCTGCTCGGGCCGTCCGCCACCGTAGAAGCCCCGGCCGAAGAAGGGCCAGAACGTGCGCCGCACCACCCGGTAACTCACCGTGGCCCCGTCGATGGGCTGACCGGCGTAGGCGGTGGCCTTGCCGCGCACCGTTACGGGCTGGCCCAGCACCGGTGTGCCCTGCACCGGCTCAAACGTCACCTGGAACGTAGGCCGCTTGTAGTCCTCCACCGCGAAGCTCTGACTGCCGTACTGCGTCTGCAACGACATTTCGCCGTTCAGCAAACCCGTCGGGAGCACAAAGGAGCCGTGAAAAGAGCCAAACTCGGAAGTGACGAAATCGAGCGACTTGACCATCTGCCCGTTCACATCCACCAGCCGCAAACTCACGGCCCGCTTGGTCAGCAGCTTCGATTTGCCGGCCAGCATTTCCGTCAGAATTCCTTTGAAGTACACTGTCTGCCCGGGCCGGTAGATGGCGCGGTCAGTGTACAGGAAAGTGTGCGGTTGAGCTTCTTCCGGCCTAGTATGCTCATTATATCGAGAGTAGAAATGACCGAGGTCTTCCGTCCAGAGCGAGTCGGCACCCTGGCTCAACAGGGCCGGATTGAACTGCGTGTAATCTGACGAGGTGCTTACCGGAATTCTCACCTGCCCTTCGGCACTGGTTTGCGTAGACTGCCCGCGCCGCACTTGATGACGACGAGCCTCCTGATTGTAGGTAGTCAGGAACGGCAGCACCCGCACACCAGCCTGGGGCGCGCCGCTTTGGCGGTGCAGCACCAACAGCTCGGGGCCTTCGGTGCGGTCGGCGCTGCGGCGCACGTAGCTCAGCTCGCTCACCTGTACTTGGCTGTAAGCCGTTACCGCCCCGGTTTTCTCTTTGGTGGGGTTGCTGGCGGCGGTGCTCAGCACAATGATATACTGCCCCAGCGGCAAAGCCGGGCCGGCGTGCTGCACGGTATGGCTGCGGAAATCTCGGGGGCCGGGCACGTCCAGCGTCCAGGTGGCCACGGGTGCGGCAGCCAGGGCGCGGGCGTAGCGCTGCTGCCAGGTTTTGTTCTGGTATAACTCCGGCCGCTCCAGCTGCCGCAGCAGCTGGGCGCTGCTCACGCGGTAGGCCGTGGCGTAGAGGCGCGGGGCGTTGCGCGCCGTCAGGCGCAACAGCCAGGGCTGGCCCGGCAGCAGCACGTCCTCGGTGGTGAAGGCCAGCTCCATTTGCTCCAGCCGCTGGCGCAGGGCGGCGGCCATCCGTCCCCCTCTGGATTTGGGGAATTGTTTCTCGGCGGCTACGGCCAGCGCGTGGGCTTTAGCGGGGTCGGTTTCTTCCCAGGTGCCGGCTTCCAGCACCCGCAGCTCCGCGCTGATGGGTAACGCTTTGTACGTTTCGGCAGCACGGGCCAGGGCGACGCGGTACAGCTCAGTTTTGGTGGGCAATTCCGCATGCTGGTACACGAACTCCAGCCGCAGCCGGTCGGCATCGGCCAGGGCGGCAGGGGTGCCGGCATCCGTGAGGCGGAATGCCAGCAGCTGCTGCAACACCTGTAGCGCGTGGAACTGGCCGTTCAATGAATCAGCGGGCGGGGCCGTCAGCTTCAGGCCAGCAAACTCCGGGGCGGGGCCGAACAGGGCGGCATCCGTCAGCTCGAACTGTTGGGCGGGCTTAGTGAGGTACAGCTCGTCGTTGCCGAGACCCTCCACGGCGCGGTGGGCCAGCAAATCGTAGAGGGTGGGGCGCAAAGTGCGGCCCTCGGTGCTGCCGCCCCGACTGAGGTAGCCCAGCGTGGCCAGTTTCAACTGCTGCTGGCGGCGCGGCTCGTCCTGCACCGAGGCGCGATAGTGCTGCACCACGGCCGCCCCCAGGCGGGCGGCATCCCAGGTGCGCAGGTCCTGGCGGCTTTGGTCGGCGGTGTCGGTTGTAGTCTGGGTCCGGTCGTAGAGCTGGTAGCGGTGGGCGTCGTAGTAGCGGGCGTAGAGCTGGGCCAGCAGGCTGTGCAGCACCGGCCGAGCCGGGAATTGGGCCGTTTTCAGGTCCTGTTCCACCAGCTGAATGGCCTGCACATCGGCTTCCTCCTCCCGGGCTTCCAGCAGGCGCAGCTTGTACAGCAACGCCCGCAGGTGCTCGGGCGTGTTCTGCTGGCGGCGGGCCTGCTGGTACAGGGGCTCCAGCAGCTTCGCGGCCGAGGCGGTTTGCTCTTTGGCCAGCAGCTGGTCAATCTTTTTCCAGGTGGCAGGGTTGGGGCCGCCGGGGCTGGGCGGGGTGGTCTGGGAGGAACCGGAGGCGAAGAACATCAGCAGAACAAGCAGGCTTAGCAGGAAAGGACGCATAGGGGCAGAACGAAGTAGCGGGGCAAGTTGGTAAAAACCCAGATGCCGGCCGGCAGCAGATTCCATAGCCAGCCCGGCAGTTTTTTGCCACCCCAATAAAAAAGCCCTGTCGGCACGCGGCCGACAGGGCTTTCAACCTGTGTTTTACTTGAGGAGAAGCGTGCTTGCCGCGCTACAGCTCCCGGCTGTCCAGCACCCGCTCAGCCTGGCCAATGTGGCGTTTCATGTGCTCCACCAGCAGCTCCAGCGCATCGGTCAGGCGGGGCAGCAGCAGCGGAATAATCGGGTTGGGAATCCGGATGGCGTTGGCATTCACGCGGCGGGCCTGCTCAATCAGGTTGCTGAGCTCATCCAGCTGACGGCTGAATACTTCCACCACGGTACGCGGCAACCGTGAGCCACTGGGCGCGTACTGCTGGGGCGTTTTCATGGGTTTCTCGCTGGCTGGCACGCGCATGGCGTCGGTCATTTTGCGGCCGAAATAGCCGTGCGCCACCGTATCGGCAGGCGAAGATCCCCGCTCCCGGGCCGCCTTTATCTTGCGACTGATAACCGGCAGATACAGGCCGCCCACAATGTTGAGGTGCTCTAGGCACTGGCCTACGCTCCATTTTCCGGGTCCGGGTCCCCGGTTCAGCTGGTCGTCGGTGAGGGAACGGAAGCGGCGGTTGGCCACTTCCCTTGCCTGCTCCACATCAGCAGCCAGGGCATCCAGAAAATCGGTAGTACGGAGGGCGGTAGCGGCCATAGGTATAACGGGGCGGGTTCAGGAGGAATCTACTGTAATGATACGCGGCCGGAGCCGTTTCGACAATGAACGGCCGGAATTGCCGCCCGGATTCACCAAAATTCCTGTCCGAGCGGTACTTTCGGGATATGGTATTGCCTTTTCTTCGTCTGGCGGGCTGCGGGCTGCTATTTCTGTTGCTGCTCTCTGCTACGCCGGCCCGGGCGCAGGCCGTACCAAGCCCGGGCGAAAACATTGCCTTTCTGGTGACGTTCGGCAGTCAGGCCGATAAAAGCTGGGGCGACGACGACTTTACCCAGACGTTTTTCTTCCTCATCCCGAAGGAAAACCGCCAGCCTGTGTACATCCGCGTGTTTGACCCTGACTGCGGCGGCCTCTACGACGAGACCAAATTTAGCTGGAATACTACCACCGAGTTCAGTCTGTACGGCGGCCCAGGCACCTACTCTACCCCCGATGCCCGCGCCACCGAGCCTAAAGGCCAGTTCCGGGCCGGCACGCTACTGAAACAGTTGAAATTCGGCAGTGAGAAAACCTACGACAACAAGTGGTACTCGTTCGGGCCGCTGAACCCGCTGGAAGGCGAATTTGTGCAGGAGTTTGACGGCTACGTATTCAAGCTGGTGGTGCAGGGTAAAGCCGGCGACGACGGCAACCTGTACCGTTACTTCCTTAGCACCTCGCCTAGCCAGAATATACCCGTGGAAGGCGGCAACGCGTTTACCTACGAGTATTCCTTCCGCCTCTCGCCCCAGAAACGGGCCAAAACTCACCTCTACCCCTTCGTAAACGACCGGGTCATCAGCATTAAGCAAAGCAATTTCGATGTGGACGGCGACGTGGGCCTGAAAATCTTCAGCGTGGCCAAAAACGGCCATCCGGCCAAGGTGAGTGAGGATAATGTATGGGCCAGCAGCACCCACCTCATTGATGAGAAGGAGCACGGCCTCTCACTTGACCTGCAGCTCACTTCCCTCACCAAAGCCACCAATGACCTGGTGTTTTACCTGACTGACCAGTACGGCGTGGCCCTGCCCTTCTTTGCTATTCCGCTCGGTGGCCCGCCCCGCTACCGCTACGAGGTAGACGTCAAGATTCGAAAGTAACCGTCCGGCAGCCTGAGGTGGCGGCAGCTGGCCTAGCAATAGTTTTTCATCGGATTGATTTTCTGCCGATTTACGCCTAACATGAAGGCCGTATTCGCTAGTAAAGTTTATCCGTTATGTCTGACCAGCGCCCGGCTCCGGCTAAGCCCGCTCTTTCCCGCCGCCCGGCGCTTTACCCCCTGCAACGGGCTGTTCGGCGCTATTTTGGCTTTTCCCGCCGTGAAACCTCCGGCTTTGTGGTGCTGGTGCTGCTGATGGTGCTCTGGCTCTGGCTGCCGGCCCTGCTCCGGCCCGTGCTGCCAGCCTACAACCCATCCGCCGACCAACGGCTGCTTAATACGCTGGCGGCTGAACTGGCAGCCCGTCGTACGGCCCGGCCGCAGTTTGCCAGCCGTTACCCCAGGCGCACGTACCCCGCGCGGCCCCGGGTGCCGCAGGTGGCCCTGGCACCTTTCAATCCCAACGCTCTTTCTGCGCTTGACTGGCAAGCTCGGGGGTTACCCGCGTGGCTGGCGGAGCGGCTGGTAAAGTACCGCGACGCGGTGGGCGGCTTCCGGGCCAAGGAGCAACTCCGCAAAGCCTACGGGCTGTCGGATACTACCTACGCCCGGCTGGCTCCCTACCTGCAACTACCCGATCAGCTTCCCCCCGGGAGGCCCGCTCGTATGCCCGCAGTCAGCCCGGCCAGTATCCGGACCGCAAGCCGTTCGAAGTCACGCCCGGCCGCTTCCCGCGCAAACCGACCCGCCTTGCGGCCTTCGACCTGAACACGGCTGATACGACCCAATTGATGCAGATTCGGGGAATTGGGCGCGGGTACGCTCGCCGAATCGTGGAGTTTCGCCAGCGGCTGGGCGGGTTTCTGCGCAAAGAGCAGGTAGCCGAAATTTACGTGCTGCACGATGCCCCGGACTTGGTGGACAGTCTGCGCAAATACACCTTTGTGGGCGCTGGCTTCACGCCTGTCCAAGTAGATGTCAATAATGCTTCCTTTGAGGTGCTACAGGCGCACCCGTACGTGGGTAAACGGCTGGCGCGGGTGCTGGTGGCGTTCCGGCAGCAGCACGGCCCGTTTCGCCAACCTACCGACCTGCGGCAGATCCGCGTGCTGGACGAGGCTACGTTTGAAAAGCTGCAACCATACTTGGTGGTGCGATAGGGGCATATTTGGGCGAGAAGGTGGTGAACTACAAAGCTGCCATTGCCGCAGTAACGAAAGCACCCATAAGCTACCGTTACGCGGTGACGCAGCAGATGGCGTAAGCCGTTTCGCCCGGTCTGACAGGCTTCCAGTGCCGGTTATGGGACACCCACGGAGCTTTTATATTCTACATCAGTCTTGGCCAAACAACTCGTGTAGCAAGGCAGACTTCCTGAGTGGTTCCGCCGGATAACCCCGGGGAATGTGCTGGAATTATTAACAAGGTACTACCTAGTCAGCTGCCGCCCTACCGGAAGTCAGCGGCAAAATTCTCATTTTCGGCGGTTGAAACCTGTTGCTCGGCGTAAGCTGGCAGAAACCCGGCTGAACTTTGCCGGCCCCGCTCTCTATGCTCCTTTCTTTCCGCTCCGTCTCGGTTTTGTCTTTCACCTGCCTCCTCGCAAATGCTGGCTGTACTTCCGACCAGGGCCGGGGCTCCTTCGCGGAGGTCACGCAGGAGTATGAGGTCACGCAAACTGGCCGCATAACGCACCGGGCCCAGGAAAGCTCCGGCTTGGAAACAGCCGGGCCCGAGGGTGACTTATGGACTCACGCCGATGGTGGCAACACCGCCCGCCTTTACCGCATTACCCGCCAAGGCGACCTACTGCAGGCGCTGGACCTGGAGCCACTGCAGAATATTGATTGGGAGGATCTGGCCCAAGACGAAGAGCACCGGCTCTACCTCGGCGACTTCGGCAACAACCAGAACAAGCGCCGCAATCTGGCCATTTACCGGCTTAGCGGCCCTAGTCTGCAACAACTGGATACAATTCAGTTTACCTATCCCGACCAACACGACTTTCCGCCCCGCAAGCCGCGCCGCAATTTCGACTGTGAGGCATTTTATTATTACCAGGACAGCCTGTACCTGTTCACTAAAAACCGGGGCGAAGGGGGCTTTGTGAAGCAGTACGTGGTGCCCGCCCGCCCGGGCCGCCATACTGCCCGCCTCGCCGATAGCCTGCAATTGCCCACCTGGGTTACCGCCGCCGATATCAGCCCCGATGGGCACCGGGTGGCCCTGCTGGGGTACGGCTACGTGTATCAGTTTGAGCGGTTAGCCGGCCGTCGGCTGTTTGATGGCCAGAAAACCCGCCTTGCGCTGCCTAAATCCGGGCAGGCAGAGGCTCTGGTATTTATCAACAATAAGGACTTTATCATCAGCAATGAGAAGGGCAAGCTGTTACTGGCAGCTCACAAATAACGTAGCCCGCCAGTGTCACCTCAAGGGCTGACCTGACGGGCTACGCTACTTAGAGGAAAACCTGTATCCTGACGTTAATCCGGTGAGCCGCTACGGCCGGGAGTCGCCCCGTAATCCGGGGACTGCTCAGGATTGGTACGATCATCCGACGCTCCTCCGTAATTCCGGGCACCATCTTCTTTTTCGAAGTCGCCACGGGCCGGGGAGCCAGCCTGCTGGTTAGGGCTAGCCGCATCGTATTCATCATTGTACGAGCCGCCTTTCGACCCAAAGCCTTTGCCTGAACTGCCCTGCGCATCGGTGGAGCCCGCTGCCTGATAGCCACTACCGGGGCCGTTGGTGGGAGTTGCCTCGGCCTCATCAGTGCCTTGGCTGGCATTGGAAGGTGCGGCTCCGGTGTGTAGCCCCTGCGGCCCACCCTCCGGATGATTGGGCGTATAATCTTCGCGCTGATTGCGCTGGCTGGCGACCGGGGCAGTGTTGGCGGGGTGGCCGCCTAACGAAGTGGTTCCGTAATTTTCTGCAAAACCCGAGTCTGGGCCTTTTGGTGCGGCATTATCATTAGCGAAGGCAGACCCGACAGCCGAGCCGGCCGGATTACCAGCTCCTACCGCCTGCGTTCCGAAGCTGCCGTTTTCAGCGGATGGCTTGCCTTCCGCGTGCTGTTCCCGCTCCCCTACATAACCGGTAGTGGCGGCCGGCGCGTCAAGGGTGCCGGCGTAGGTATCGTCTCCCCGGCTCAGCTCGTTGCCATAGCCGCCCTGCGTGGTTCCTTGGTCCGATTGGCGCCCGAATTCCCCCCGGCTTGCGCCGGCTACTTCGTTTTGCTCGTGGTTTCGGTCGTGGGC containing:
- a CDS encoding alpha-2-macroglobulin family protein; amino-acid sequence: MRPFLLSLLVLLMFFASGSSQTTPPSPGGPNPATWKKIDQLLAKEQTASAAKLLEPLYQQARRQQNTPEHLRALLYKLRLLEAREEEADVQAIQLVEQDLKTAQFPARPVLHSLLAQLYARYYDAHRYQLYDRTQTTTDTADQSRQDLRTWDAARLGAAVVQHYRASVQDEPRRQQQLKLATLGYLSRGGSTEGRTLRPTLYDLLAHRAVEGLGNDELYLTKPAQQFELTDAALFGPAPEFAGLKLTAPPADSLNGQFHALQVLQQLLAFRLTDAGTPAALADADRLRLEFVYQHAELPTKTELYRVALARAAETYKALPISAELRVLEAGTWEETDPAKAHALAVAAEKQFPKSRGGRMAAALRQRLEQMELAFTTEDVLLPGQPWLLRLTARNAPRLYATAYRVSSAQLLRQLERPELYQNKTWQQRYARALAAAPVATWTLDVPGPRDFRSHTVQHAGPALPLGQYIIVLSTAASNPTKEKTGAVTAYSQVQVSELSYVRRSADRTEGPELLVLHRQSGAPQAGVRVLPFLTTYNQEARRHQVRRGQSTQTSAEGQVRIPVSTSSDYTQFNPALLSQGADSLWTEDLGHFYSRYNEHTRPEEAQPHTFLYTDRAIYRPGQTVYFKGILTEMLAGKSKLLTKRAVSLRLVDVNGQMVKSLDFVTSEFGSFHGSFVLPTGLLNGEMSLQTQYGSQSFAVEDYKRPTFQVTFEPVQGTPVLGQPVTVRGKATAYAGQPIDGATVSYRVVRRTFWPFFGRGFYGGGRPEQEILSGTARTDSAGGFAIIFEAKGDAAAANKRGGWRPGYAFEVTADVTDAAGETRTGTQRVSLGTEALTLRLELPELLNRAELPTPRLLSTNAAGEAQPARGQLRLYRLTPPARPLRPRLWEQPEREALSPEEFRRRFPLDAYGREDNDSTWARTLVLTQDFDTDKTPLLPALQTALVAQQPGRYLLEATAAPAAAGQPEARAEQRFTLFDPAATTLPVPTADWFVPLQDSVAPGQTARFLVGSSLDGARVLLEAEAKGETLRHEWLTLQAGQQRMVEVPVPAALGETQLYVHLTQVRDNRLYTHTAPVQVATPPAPLVLSIATFRDKLQPGQQETWRVTIHQTNGQPADAELLATLYDKSLDVFRPHDFADPDFSYRPYFPPTLAWQGRFGTEDGQELFHRYVAEYYPDAIRYPHLNMWGLWGNDEIPDQEELRDKVVASETVKGNTDIPADLAGLEPGSGTMVAADREMAPMAAAAPMAQNAKMARSAKFGAPSPVSPPEAPQPDLSTVQARKDFRETALWMPAVRTNAQGETVLEFQLPEAVTRWQLLALAHDQQLRTGLLRRELVTQKSLQVTPNAPRFFREGDQLTFAAKLSNLTAQALSGTAQLLLLDARTQQPLESQILKSSAQVKFSLNGNQSQAVIWNLTIPETAEGQLPLEAITYRVVARGQLSGKDKKEQRKQRRQNNRTTDNQQLTTVEDGEENTLPVLPNRVLITETLPMAVVGPATREFELKKLTSTTSNTRRNYSLTLEMTPNPAWYAVQALPYLMEYPYECSEQTFSRLYANLLAAKILQSNPQLRTTLAEWQRAAQAGDKAALTSKLEQNQELKALLLQETPWVRDAQNETERMRRLAELFDEPRLKAETARALTKLRQMQLPDGSFPWFERMPADRYITQLIVAGFGKLQKLGAFDAQQDPTARQLLQNAVAYLDGELQRDYTQLRKQPKVDLKQDHLSDLQVQALYARSFWPALAVRKEAQPAQVYYQQQAATYWPGRTRYLQAEIALALHRAKAQPAAVKAILTALQENALHSPELGMYWKEVRGGYYWREAPTETQATLIEAFDEVLSDQKSVDEMKLWLLSQKRVQSWESTRATADACYALLLRGSNWLQPTQPLQVAVGGKPVQPTTQQAGTGYYKVTWPAADIKPAQGRVTVQKPDAGVAWGGLYWQYFEQPDKLTAAVGGLQLERRLYREQRTAAGPVLEPLSAATPLRVGDVLVVRLVLRADRDLEYVHLKDQRAAGLELIGQTSGYRYQSGLGYYESPRDAATNFFISYFPKGTHTFEYRLRAAQAGNFSGGLSQLQCLYAPEFTAHSAGTRVSIAGQ
- a CDS encoding ComEA family DNA-binding protein, whose protein sequence is MQIRGIGRGYARRIVEFRQRLGGFLRKEQVAEIYVLHDAPDLVDSLRKYTFVGAGFTPVQVDVNNASFEVLQAHPYVGKRLARVLVAFRQQHGPFRQPTDLRQIRVLDEATFEKLQPYLVVR
- a CDS encoding ComEA family DNA-binding protein, with amino-acid sequence MSDQRPAPAKPALSRRPALYPLQRAVRRYFGFSRRETSGFVVLVLLMVLWLWLPALLRPVLPAYNPSADQRLLNTLAAELAARRTARPQFASRYPRRTYPARPRVPQVALAPFNPNALSALDWQARGLPAWLAERLVKYRDAVGGFRAKEQLRKAYGLSDTTYARLAPYLQLPDQLPPGRPARMPAVSPASIRTASRSKSRPAASRANRPALRPST
- a CDS encoding DinB family protein — translated: MAATALRTTDFLDALAADVEQAREVANRRFRSLTDDQLNRGPGPGKWSVGQCLEHLNIVGGLYLPVISRKIKAARERGSSPADTVAHGYFGRKMTDAMRVPASEKPMKTPQQYAPSGSRLPRTVVEVFSRQLDELSNLIEQARRVNANAIRIPNPIIPLLLPRLTDALELLVEHMKRHIGQAERVLDSREL